The following proteins are co-located in the Papaver somniferum cultivar HN1 unplaced genomic scaffold, ASM357369v1 unplaced-scaffold_128, whole genome shotgun sequence genome:
- the LOC113331957 gene encoding uncharacterized WD repeat-containing protein C2A9.03-like has protein sequence MAQFEHNDDFEYSNNDDIYDINDFEDNPFEEFGQQMNNRDSDDVDVFNMNEQKTDTTAYEARNGKDIQGIPWERFNFDRDKYRQNRLKQYKNFQNLSRTDTTTPQLYKECKQVDKGNTFYDFQFNTRLVKSTIVHFQLRNLLWATSKHDVYLLQNYSVMQWSALLRRGKEVLNVAGPIAPTMKEPGSLAQSLSRVQISTMAVKDNFMAAGGFHGELVCKHLNRSGIEFCTKITSDDTAITNSVDIYQSPSGLVRVMAANNDAQVRIFDAETFAKLNQFSFSWSVNNISVSPDGKQFAVLGDSTDCVIADIQNGKTLGNLKGHMDYSFSSAWHPDGRILATGNQDKTCRLWDVRNLSQSLDVLTGRMGAIRAIKFTSDGRFMAMAEPADFVHLYDTNSGFNKFQEIDLFGEIAGISFSPDTEALFVGVADRTYGSLMEYNRRHCNHYLDSIF, from the exons ATGGCACAATTCGAGCACAACGATGATTTCGAATACTCGAATAATGATGATATCTATGACATAAATGATTTTGAAGATAATCCTTTTGAAGAATTTGGGCAACAGATGAACAATCGAGATTCAGATGATGTGGATGTTTTCAACATG AATGAGCAAAAGACTGATACTACAGCTTATGAAGCTCGCAATGGAAAGGATATTCAAGGAATTCCATGGGAAAGATTTAATTTTGATAGGGATAAGTACCGACAGAACCGACTAAAGCAATATAAGAATTTCCAGAATCTATCTCGAACTGATACTACTACTCCACAGCTTTACAAG GAATGCAAGCAGGTTGATAAGGGGAACACTTTCTATGATTTCCAGTTCAATACGAGACTTGTCAAATCAACCATTGTGCATTTCCAG CTCCGGAATCTGTTGTGGGCGACATCGAAACATGATGTATATCTGTTGCAGAATTACTCCGTTATGCAGTGGTCCGCTTTGCTCCGAAGGGGCAAGGAAGTGCTCAATGTTGCTGGACCAATAGCCCCAACCATG AAAGAACCTGGATCTCTAGCTCAGTCACTGTCAAGGGTACAGATAAGCACCATGGCTGTGAAAGACAATTTTATGGCGGCTGGTGGTTTTCATGGGGAGCTTGTCTGTAAG CATCTGAACCGTTCTGGCATCGAATTTTGTACGAAGATAACAAGCGACGACACGGCTATTACCAATTCTGTTGATATCTACCAAAGCCCCAG TGGCTTAGTCCGCGTGATGGCTGCAAACAACGACGCACAAGTTAGGATCTTCGACGCTGAAACCTTCGCGAAGCTTAATCAATTTTCCTTCTCCTGGTCTGTCAAT AACATCTCTGTTAGTCCTGATGGTAAACAATTTGCTGTTCTCGGGGACAGCACCGATTGTGTGATTGCTGATATCCAGAACGGGAAG ACATTAGGGAACTTGAAAGGCCACATGGACTACTCATTTTCATCTGCGTGGCATCCAGATGGACGAATTCTAGCCACCGGGAACCAAGACAAAACCTGTAGGCTTTGGGATGTGAGAAATTTATCGCAATCGCTTGATGTTTTAACAGGAAGGATGGGAGCAATAAGAGCGATAAAGTTCACATCAGATGGAAGGTTTATGGCCATGGCTGAACCGGCTGATTTTGTGCACCTTTATGATACGAATTCTGGGTTCAACAAATTTCAGGAGATCGATCTGTTCGGTGAGATTGCTGGAATTTCGTTCAGTCCAGATACAGAGGCGTTATTTGTTGGGGTAGCGGATAGAACGTATGGAAGTTTAATGGAGTACAACAGGCGGCACTGTAATCATTATCTGGATTCCATCTTTTAA